ATCTGTTCGTGGGCGCGCTCGCGGAGCAGGAGGTGCGGCGCCTGAGGATCGAGAACGGCAAGGTGGTGCACCAGGAGGTGTTGTTCAAGGACGTCGGCCGCGTGCGCGACGTCGTGAGCGGCCCCGACGGGTACCTCTACGTCGTCTTCAACGACCCGGATCGCCTCGCACGGCTCGTCCCGGCGCCCGCGCTCGAGCCCGCCTCCGGCAAGGCCCCGGGCGCGAAGCCGTGAGCGAGGGACGCGCCTCCGCTCGAGGCGGTCCCCCCGGGAGCCCTCACGGGCTCACGACATGACGACCCCGCCGGTGGCGCCAATCGACTGGCCGGTGACCCAGCGGCTGTTCTCCGAGGCGAGGAAGGCGACGACGTCCGCGACATCCTCGGGCTGGCCCGTGCGCCGCAGCGGGGTGGCCTGGACAAACGCCTGGACGCCCTCCGGTGAGCTGCCCGCCGTCATGTCCGTCTCCACCATGCCGGCGAAGACGTTGTTGACGGTGATGCCCCTCGGCCCGAGCTCCGTCGCGAGGGTGCGCGCGAACGCCTCCACGGCTCCCTTGCTCGCCGCATACATGCCGAGCGCCGGGAAGGTCGAGCGGGTGGAAGCCGAGGTGATGTTGATGATCCGCCCGCCCTGGCCGAGGCGCCGCGCCGCCTGCTGGCTGGCGGTCACGACGCCCCACAGGTTGATCTCCATGATGCGCTGGTAGTGCGCCCGATCGATGGCCTCGAGGGGACGGAACTCGAGGATGCCCGCGTTGTTGACCAGGATGTCCAGGCGCCCGAAGCGCGCGTCCACCCGCTCGAAGAGCTGCTTCACCTGGGCTTCATCGGCCACGTCCGCGCGCTCGATGAGCACCTCGCCCCCGGCGCGCTGGATGTCCGCGGCCACCTGGCGGGCGGCCTCCTCGTTGCGCGTGTAGTTGATGACGACCTTCGCCCCCTGGGCGGCCAGCTTCCGCGCGATGCTCGCTCCGATACCGCGCGAGGCCCCCGTGACGACGGCGACCTTTCCTTCGAGTCCGTTGTTCATGTGTGCTCCCTGAGAAGAAGCCACATCATGCCCCAATCCCGCCGGGGACCGGCTCGGCCCGCCGGAAAGGTCACGTCGCCGGGAATTTCTCCTCTCCGGTGTCCCCAGCGGGCTTCGCTCCCCGCTGGGATGCGAGCCGGGCCTGGCCGGTGGGACACAAGTCGAGCACCACGCACCGCTGGCACGCGGGCTCCCGATAGAAACAGCACCGCTGCCCGTGCAGCATCAGCGCCTCGTGGTTGTCGTAGACGCGTTGTGCATCCCAGTCCTGCGGGAGCTGCGCCTCCAGCAGCCGGTGCGCTGGCCCCACCGCCACGGTCTCCGGGATGAGCCCCAGCCGCACCGCGACCCGGTGGTGGTGGCTGTCCACCGGCAGCGCGGGCTTCCTCAGGCGGCTGAACAGCAGCGTCGCGGCGCTCGACTTCGGCCCCACCCCGGGCAGGTGCTCGAGCCAGTCCCGCGCCTCCCGCACCGGGAGCTCCGCCAGGAAGTCCAGCGACAGCTCCCCTCCCCTCCGCTCGGTGATGCACCGCAGCACCTGCTGGATGCGCGGCGCCTTCTGCTCCGGCCAGGTCACCGCGGAGATCGCCTCCTGCACCTCCACACAGGGTGCATCCCGCACCGCCTCCCAGGTGGGGAAGCGCGCGCGCAACTGCCGGAAGGCCGCGCCACTGGAGGCGTTGCGCGTGCGGTGGCTCAGCAGCGCGGAGACCAACTCACTGAGCGGATCCTGTGAACGGAACCAGGGGATGGGACAGCCGTACTCCGCGCACAGGCGCTCGTGCACCCGCAGTGCCTTCGCGCTCGGTCCGGACGGGGCTTCGGGAAACAACGGGAGAGATGGCATGGCGGGGCCCCACTTCTGAAGTCACCCTTCCAACCTTCTCATCCCCTCCCCTCCTGGCGACCCCGCACGTCCCCTCCGGGCAGCGGCCGGGCCAGCGAGCGTCCGAGAGTCGGCGCGATGGCCAGCCCACCCCCTCCACGTATAATGCGCGCGCCCCTCGGGCTCCCATGCTGCGCCGGCTCCTCCCCACCCTCGTCGCCCTCGGATGCGGCCTCCTCGCCCTCACCTGGGGGCTGGTGAGCCTCCAGCGCATCTTCGCCCAGGAGCGCGAGGACGCCCGCGCCCAGCTCGCCTCCCGCCGCTACGCGGTCGAGGAGTACGCCACCCAGTCCCTGCGGTACACGCTCGGCGAGCAGCTCAAGGGCAACCTCACCGCCCTCCATGCCGCCATGGGAGATCCACTCGCCCCGGGCGAGGGCTTCCTCCTCAATTTCCGCGGCCACCAGTTCCTGCCCCGCCTCACCCGCTCCGCCCGCGGCTCGCGCGCCACCGCCAGGCGGCATTACCGCGAGCTCGTCAAGGCCTTCGCCGAGGGCGCTCCGGCCGAGCCCTGGGGCGAGCGGCTCGTCCGCCTTCGCGCGGTGGAGGAGGCGCTCGACAAGGGCCGCGTCTCCCGCGCCCATGCGCTCGCCGAGGAGCTGCTGCACTACCACGCGAAGAATCCCCTCCCGCCCGTCCAGGAGCTCCCCTTCGTTCTCCTCATGCTGGAGCGGCTCCAGCGCGGCGAGGCCACCCCACCGCTCGTCCGCGCGCTGCTGCGCGAGGGACTCCCCGAGGACTTCGGCGGCATCGAGCGCTCCGCTGGCCTGCAGCGGGATCTCCTGCGCGAGCGCTGGCGCTTCACCCAGCCCGACTTCACGTTCCTGCTCGCCCACATCGTCCAGGTCAGCACCGCGCTCGGCGAGCCCTCCGACGACTTCCTGGCCCGCGCCCGCGAGGCCGACGCCGGCATGCTCGTCATCCCCGAGAGCCTCCCCGGCCCCACCCTCATCGGCCAACGCTGGTACGTGGAGCAGCAGGAGGAGGTGGTGCGCGGCATCGCCGTGGACCTCGACGCCCTCTTGCGCGACCTGGCCCAGGAGCTGCGCAGGCGCAACCACTTCGGCGCGGACGGCCTGGTGCGGCTGAGGGACCCCGACGCGGTGCAACCCGTGGAGTCCCTGTGGCTGGAGGTGTCCGTCCCCGCGTGGACCGCCGCCGAGAACGCCCTCGAGCAGCGCTACGGGCTGAAGACGCTGCTGGTGGCCACCTGCGGGGCACTCGCGGTGGCCATCGTGGTGATGGCGGTGGTGGCCCAGCACGGCCGCTACCGCTACGTCGAGCTCAAGAGCGACTTCGTGGCCACCGTCTCCCACGAGCTGCGCACCCCCCTGGCCTCCATCCGCCTGCTGGCCGAGACGATGGAGCGCAAGCTCTCCAAGCTCCCCGAGATGCGCGACTACCCCGAGCGCATCATCCAGGCCGCCGACGGGCTGCACTTCCTCGTCGAGAACATCCTGTCCTTCAACCGCATCGACAAGGGACGCTGGCAGCTCAAGCCCGCCCGCGTGAAGCTGGACGAGCTGCTCGGCATGCTGCGCTCGGACCTGGTGGGCAACACCTCCGTCCCCGTCCAGCTCACCGCCGACGTGGGCGACGTGGAGCTCGAGGTGGATCCGTCCCTGCTGCGCCTGCTGTTCATCAACCTCGCCCGCAACGCGTGCGCCTACAACCGCCGCAACCCCGTGGAGCTCACCGTCCGCGCCTACCCCCACCAGGGCCATGGCTGCGTGGTGCTCTTCGGCGACAACGGCATCGGCATCCCCGAGGCCGAGTGGGACAATGTCTTCCGCGACTTCTACCGGCTGAGCTCCCAGGGCCCCGAGGTCCACGGCAGTGGCCTGGGGCTCGCCCTGTGCCGGAGGATCATGTCCCTGCACGGGGGCCGCATCTCCATCGATCAGTCCAGCCCCCAGGGCACCACCTTCTCCCTGCTCTTCCCCGAACCCCGCCATGAACGCCCCGAGCAGCCCTCCTAACGCCCGCCCCTCCATCCTCGTCGTCGAGGACGACGCGAACCTGCGGATCGGCCTGCGCGACAACCTCCAGGACGAGGGGTACGAGGTCACCGTGGCCTCCCACACCCAGGAGGCCGAGCCGCTGGTGCGCGCGCGCGCGTACGATCTGCTCATCCTCGACGTGATGCTCCCGGGCGAGGATGGCTATTCGTTCTGCCGGCGGCTGCGCGCCAGCGGTGTGCAGTCCATGGTGCTGATGCTCACCGCGCGCTCGCTCGAGGACGACATCGTCCGCGGCTTCGACGCCGGGGCGCAGGACTACCTCACCAAGCCCTACCGGCTGCGCGAGCTGCTCGCCCGGGTGGGCGCCCTGGTGCGCCGGGCCGGTGGGGCGCCCCCCTCCGTCATGCCCTTCGCCGGCTTCTCGCTGGACCTGGGCAAGCGCACGCTCTCGCGCGCCGACGGGAGCGTCATCGACCTCACCCGCACCGAGTTCGATCTGCTCGCCTTCCTCCTCAAGCACCGCGACCGCGCCCTGCCGCGGGGGGAGATCCTCGACGCCGTGTGGGGCCGGGACGTCATCGTGGACCCGCGCACCGTGGACAACTTCGTCTCCAACCTGAAGAAGAAGCTCGGGTGGACGAGCGCTTCCTCCTTCACCATCCACACCATCCGCGGGGTGGGCTACCGCCTGGAGCTCGGGGGTCCGTGACGGTGGCGCTCGGCCACGCGGTAGAGCTGCGTGAGGGAATGCTCCAGCAGCGACTGGCGCGACTGCAGGTACCGCCGGGCCCGGACAAAGGGAAGCCAGATACGCTGGCCGACGAGGACCTGTGACTCCTCGAGCTTCTCGCGAGGAATCCACCGCCCGCCCAGGTGGCGCACCAGGACCTCGCCCAGGTACGCGCCCACGGCGGGCACCGCGTGCTCGTCGATGGCTTCTCGCAGGCGGGTCTTGGGGAAGTCCTCGGACCAGAAGTAGACGTCGGCGTCCGTGAGGGATTCGGGAGTCTCCTGGAGGACCGAAGGCACCTCGGAGTGCAGCAGTGCCACGAGACGTTCGGACAGGTAGCCGTAGTGCGCGAGGACGCTTTGCGGATCCTCCAAGTCGGAAGGCAGTGCGGCGTCCGCGGGGAGCCACTCCTCCGGCTCGGGCGGCTGCCAGACGTTGAGCTCCGCGATCTTGCGCTGGCGCTCGCTGATGGCGAAGCCGTCCAGCGTGCGTGACAGGAGCGGAGCCACGTCCGGGTGGAAGTGGGGCTCCACGGGAGCGAGCGTGGCACTGCGCTCGCGCAGGGTGTGCAGCACGGTGTCGAAGTCGAGCTCTGGCCGGAGGTGCACGAGGGCCCGGGCCTGGGCCTGACGTGCTGCCTCGGAGGCGAAGTCCGCGGCGGTGGGCCACGTCACCAGGAGGACGGAGCCGTCCGGGAGTTCTTCCACCCGATGGGCTGGCGTGGACAACATGCGCTCTCGGCCTACGGTTTCCACCAGCCGTGGACCGAAGACATTGAGCCAACACACTTCATAGACCTTGTCGTATCCGTCCCTCTCCGTGGTTTTGTCGTCGCGCCCGAAGTTGGGAGAGTCCGTCAACTGCTCGTCAGCTGCACTATGGGCCCAGGCGTAGGGGACTGGATACCGGGAGACCCAGACTCGCACCATCTCCACGAACCTGCGGCAACGCTCCGCCTCCGCGAAGAAGGACAGGGGTTGCACATCGAGCCAGATGCGCAACTCGGGAGGGATATGAGCGAGTCCAAGATCGACCGTCAGCGAAACGAGAGGGGATGTCGTGCGACACAGGCCAATGAGTGAACCGTATTCATCGCGGCTCTCCTCCAAGGCTTTCCAGACAGCGGCGCGGGAGTAGTTGCGTCGCCGTTTGCCCTTGACGAGGTTCGGCATCCACTCCCTCGAATACTCCTCGAGCGCCTGAAGAAAAGGCTCCAACTCGTGCTCGAGAGCGGATTGATGCTCGAAGGTGCCGACAAAGGAGAGCCTCAGGGTGTCCTCCACGTTCAAGTCCCGAAGCGTCAGCAACTTCATTGGAAAAGCACCTCCACTCCTTTGACAGCGCCTTTGGCCATTTCCACCGCTCCCCTCAACACCCTTGCGTCCTTGGGCTTGAGTCCACCGCCCTCATAGATGAGACGAACCTTGTGGACCCGCACCTCCCTGCCGCGGAGTTCAATGGACGGCCGGCGGATCTCAAGGGTCTCGCCGTAGTACCGCAGTGCATCGCTCGCATCCACCCTCATCTGCGCCGCCAACCCCGTTGCATCCAGCGCTTTCAGGTTTCGACTCTTGAAGCTGAAGGTCTCCACGCGAGGAGGCAGGCCGGAAGACGGCCGTTCCTCGATGATGAGCACGTCCGCGAAACGCAGGCCCGTCCCCGGTTTATACACGCCCACGTACGTCTCGATGCGCGGCTGGTCGAAATCCTGGAGGAACCGGCGCTGCGCCTTCGGGAGAGCCGCATCGGCGCGCAGCAGTTCCACCATCGCCCGCTCGAAGGCGAGCCCCCGGGCGAACAGCCCGCGCATCTGCTCGTAGCCCGCCCACGCCAGGGGCGGTTTGACGGCCTTGCGCTGGTGAAGCTCCGCGAGGCGGTTCTCCCAATAAGCGACGTACTCGCCCCAGAGCAGGTGTCCCCGGGCTTCCGGCGGCGGGGCATCGAGCACGGGACGCTGCTTCTCCAGGACGGCCACATTGCCGGACAGGCGCGGGCCCGCGGAGTCGAGCTCCACCTGCACCAGTTTGGCGTCCACCACCTCCCGGGGAAGGCCCGCCGCTTCGTCCGCCAGGGCCACCGCGCTACCGAGGCCCTTCCCGACCCCAGCCCTTGTCGAGGTGGGGCCCGTGCGCCCGGACTTCGCTTCCGACAACCACGCCTGGGCCCGCGCCACATCGCCCCGGGCCTCGAAGAGCGCCACGGCACCGGCCTCTCCCCCCTCGTACACCAGCAGGGCCGCCTCCCGGTCGGCTTGCATGTACCTGGCCAGCTGGCGGATGCCCTCTCCTCCGAGCCGGTTCAGCAACCGCTCCGCGATTCGTGACAGTCCCTCGAAGCCCAGCTCCGGCACCGGAAGTGACCCCACCCGGGCCCACCGGCTCCCCAACGTGCCCCTGTTTTCGGCGAGGTAACGCACGCCCTTGCCGCCCGCGTACAAGGACACCAGCACCATCGCGGCCGACAGCTCGCGCGTGGCCTGCTCGTACCGGCCCTCCGACAACGCGTACACCCCGTGGCACGTTCCAGCCACCATGTTGTAGAAGCCCACCGGCACTCCGAACGTCAGCGTGTCGAAGCCTCCCAGCAACACGTTGCCGGGCGAGAAGGCCGCCTCCCTCTCCGCTCGCTCCACCTGGCCGAGGACCTCCTGGTAGGGCGGAGGCAGCTGCCCGCGTTGCACGGAGTACTTCATCGCCAGGGCACCCCGGCTCAGCTCGCTGGTGGACAGGGCGTCGCTGGCCGCGCTGGCCAGGCCCCGGGCCACATCTCCCAGGCGCTCGGGCCGGTCCTCGTAGTCCGAGAGCTCCAATCCCCGCTGCCGCAGCGCCTCGCGCACGGCCTCCATCCGCCCCAGCGTCTCTCCCAATTGCTTGTCCCGGCCCAGCAGCACGAGCACCTGACGCAGATCGTCTCCGAAGGCGGAGTGGACCAGGAAGAGCGCGAACAGCTCGGCCCGGGCCACGCCGTACTCCCGGGTGGCGGTGACCAGGAAGGCCGCGCGCTGGCGGTTGAGCACGCCGGCGGCCTCCGCGCGCATCGGACCCAGCGAGCCGAGCCGGACGGCGGACCACGCATCCAGCTCCTCCACCACCCGCGCCATGTCCACGGCACGCTGCAGCTCGATGAACTCCGCGGGCGAGGTACACGACAGGAATGGCGCGAGCACCTCCTGGCTGGAGGACAAGTGGGGCCAACCCGGCGGCCGGTCCCCTTCCTCCGAGCACCCCCCTACCCGGGAGGCGCCCAGCGTCTTCCCGGAAAAGCAAGAGGGCCTGGAGCCATTCAGCGCTTCCCGATGCGGACGGTCCGTGACGCACCCGCACCACAGCACCAGCGCCACCAGCACGAGACGGGTCGACATGCCGTACCTCCCCAGGCAATCGCCCGGGCCACGGGCCGTAGTATCGGAGAATCGGCACCGGGCCGCCTGGTGCTCGCGTCCATGACGAAACCATGACGAAGAGATGGCCAACCCAAGGCCACCGTCCCTCCTGGAATCCGTAGCTTGACGAGTGTCAGCCAGGAGGGATTCCAAATGTTCCAGTCGGTCATCAATCAGCCGGGATTGAGCGCGGGTCGGTTCGGGACGGGGATGTGGGTGTCTTTGATGGTGCACGCGGGCGTGTTCGCCGGCATGCTCGGTCTGTCCGGCAAGGCGGTGGACAAGATCCGCAACGAGCCCGAGATCGTCTTCAACGTCCCCCAGCCGCCCAAGGGCAACCCGAATCCGCCCAAGCAGATGGCGGCCACCACGCCCAAGCCGAAGCCCAAGCCCAAGACCGAGCTGGTCCAGCCCAAGAAGATCCCTCCTCCGCCTCCGGAAGAGACGAAGACCGTCGAGGCGGCTCCTCCCCCGGAGGACACCGAGCCCGAGACCGAGGAGCTGCCCTACATCCCCGGCAGCGATCCCAATGGTGTCGAGGTGGGTGGCATCCCCGGTGCCAAGGCCATCGCCGGGCTGGCGTTGGGCAACATCGGCCAGTCGACGGGTGAGGAGATCCTCCCGTTCGGCGCCGGCATGACGCCGCCGCAGCTCGTCTCCACCGGCGTGCCCCTGCAGTACACCTACGACGCGCTCCGGGCCCGCGTCAGTGGCGTCATCATCGCCAAGTGCACCATCACCCGCGAGGGCGACGTCGAGAACTGCCGCATCATCAAGGGGCTGCCCTTCATGGATGATGCCGTGCTCCAGTCCGTGACGAGCCGCCAATACCGCCCGGTCACCTTCCAGGGCAGGCCCGTCAACGTGAGCTACACCTTCACCGTGAACCTCAAGTTGCCGTAGCGGGTACGCCCGGCCGGGGGGGTCCGGGCCTGAAGGGAAATACCCGCTGTGCTCGCACAGGCACCGGCTCGTCGGATATGCCTGCCTCCTGGACGTCCATCCCGCCCCCCGCTGGTGCGGAGGGACTGGTGCACGTCCTCGGGAGGGTAGATGAGCGCAGTGCGTCGTTTCGTGTTGCTGGGGGCTCTCGCCCTCGCCGTGCTTCCCACACCGGCCGAGGCCGGGCGGCGGCCCTTCATCTGGGTCTGGGACACGGAGATCGTCCCCAAGGGCGATGTGGAGCTCGAGCAGTGGTTGTGGGCGAAGTCCCGGGCGCCCGGTGTGCCGGAACGGACCTCCAGCTATTGGATCTGGTGGGCCCCCGTCTTCGGCCTCACCCAGCGGCTGGAGCTGGCCGTCCCCTTCCAGGTGCTGGCCACCCGGGATCACACGCAGCTCGAGTCCTTCGACGCGGACCTGCGCCTGCGCCTCAACCCCCGAGGGGATGACGCGCCCTGGCAGGGCCTGCTGCGCGTGGCCTACCACCACACCATCCACACGGCTCAGCCCTCCCGCCTGGACGCCAACCTGGTGCAGTCCTTCGAGACGGAGGGCGGCCTGCGCCTGGTGCTCGACCTGGGCGCGCAGGTGGGCCTGCCGGCACTGCGAGGGCAGGAGGGCCCGGTGCGGCTGCTCGGCACCTATGCGGCGGGGGTGTCGCTGCCGCTCGTCGAGGACGAGCTGCGCGCCTCGCTCGAGGCCTTCGGGGAGATTCCCCTCCAGGGCATTCCAGGCGGCCAGCACCACTTCGTGGGCGCCGACCTGGCCTGGACGTTCGGCCGCACGTGGGTCACGCTCGGCGTCCTGGTGGGGCTCACTCCCCTCTTCCCGGAGACGCCCCAGTTCATGCCGAGGCTGATATGGGCCGTGGTGCTCTGATTCTCCTGCTGTCCCTCGCCGCTCCACTCGCCGCCGCGCAGCAGGGCACCGTCCGCGGCGAGGTCCGCATCACCGTCCAGGGCCCGGATGGGCGCCCCGTGCCCAAGGCGGATCGCTCCGGCGTGGTGGTGTACCTCACCGGTTACACCGAGCCTCCTCCCGCGAGCGAGGTCAACATGGCCCAGCGCAACAAGGCCTTCCAGCCCTCGGTGATGGCCGTGGTGGCCGGGCAGAAGGTGCGCTTCTCCAACAACGACGTGGTGGTGCACAACGTCTTCTCCCGCTCGCGTGCAGGGAAGTTCGACGCCGGCAA
The sequence above is drawn from the Archangium gephyra genome and encodes:
- a CDS encoding glucose 1-dehydrogenase, which produces MNNGLEGKVAVVTGASRGIGASIARKLAAQGAKVVINYTRNEEAARQVAADIQRAGGEVLIERADVADEAQVKQLFERVDARFGRLDILVNNAGILEFRPLEAIDRAHYQRIMEINLWGVVTASQQAARRLGQGGRIINITSASTRSTFPALGMYAASKGAVEAFARTLATELGPRGITVNNVFAGMVETDMTAGSSPEGVQAFVQATPLRRTGQPEDVADVVAFLASENSRWVTGQSIGATGGVVMS
- a CDS encoding endonuclease III domain-containing protein, with amino-acid sequence MPSLPLFPEAPSGPSAKALRVHERLCAEYGCPIPWFRSQDPLSELVSALLSHRTRNASSGAAFRQLRARFPTWEAVRDAPCVEVQEAISAVTWPEQKAPRIQQVLRCITERRGGELSLDFLAELPVREARDWLEHLPGVGPKSSAATLLFSRLRKPALPVDSHHHRVAVRLGLIPETVAVGPAHRLLEAQLPQDWDAQRVYDNHEALMLHGQRCCFYREPACQRCVVLDLCPTGQARLASQRGAKPAGDTGEEKFPAT
- a CDS encoding sensor histidine kinase; the protein is MLRRLLPTLVALGCGLLALTWGLVSLQRIFAQEREDARAQLASRRYAVEEYATQSLRYTLGEQLKGNLTALHAAMGDPLAPGEGFLLNFRGHQFLPRLTRSARGSRATARRHYRELVKAFAEGAPAEPWGERLVRLRAVEEALDKGRVSRAHALAEELLHYHAKNPLPPVQELPFVLLMLERLQRGEATPPLVRALLREGLPEDFGGIERSAGLQRDLLRERWRFTQPDFTFLLAHIVQVSTALGEPSDDFLARAREADAGMLVIPESLPGPTLIGQRWYVEQQEEVVRGIAVDLDALLRDLAQELRRRNHFGADGLVRLRDPDAVQPVESLWLEVSVPAWTAAENALEQRYGLKTLLVATCGALAVAIVVMAVVAQHGRYRYVELKSDFVATVSHELRTPLASIRLLAETMERKLSKLPEMRDYPERIIQAADGLHFLVENILSFNRIDKGRWQLKPARVKLDELLGMLRSDLVGNTSVPVQLTADVGDVELEVDPSLLRLLFINLARNACAYNRRNPVELTVRAYPHQGHGCVVLFGDNGIGIPEAEWDNVFRDFYRLSSQGPEVHGSGLGLALCRRIMSLHGGRISIDQSSPQGTTFSLLFPEPRHERPEQPS
- a CDS encoding response regulator transcription factor, translated to MNAPSSPPNARPSILVVEDDANLRIGLRDNLQDEGYEVTVASHTQEAEPLVRARAYDLLILDVMLPGEDGYSFCRRLRASGVQSMVLMLTARSLEDDIVRGFDAGAQDYLTKPYRLRELLARVGALVRRAGGAPPSVMPFAGFSLDLGKRTLSRADGSVIDLTRTEFDLLAFLLKHRDRALPRGEILDAVWGRDVIVDPRTVDNFVSNLKKKLGWTSASSFTIHTIRGVGYRLELGGP
- a CDS encoding energy transducer TonB, which translates into the protein MFQSVINQPGLSAGRFGTGMWVSLMVHAGVFAGMLGLSGKAVDKIRNEPEIVFNVPQPPKGNPNPPKQMAATTPKPKPKPKTELVQPKKIPPPPPEETKTVEAAPPPEDTEPETEELPYIPGSDPNGVEVGGIPGAKAIAGLALGNIGQSTGEEILPFGAGMTPPQLVSTGVPLQYTYDALRARVSGVIIAKCTITREGDVENCRIIKGLPFMDDAVLQSVTSRQYRPVTFQGRPVNVSYTFTVNLKLP